CTGTGTGACCAAAGTGGCAGTAAGCAATGTCAAGCCCGTCTAATGACGTACCCGACATCAATCCGATAACTTTATATTTTCTTACTTTCAATGCAATTATATTTTATACAAGCCTGCTTGTGTGCTTGGCCTGTTACTGTCTACTATTAGTGATAGCTGATAAATAAATAGTGAATTAAATTGGGGGTAGAAGTACCGCTGAAGCTACAAAGTGCTTAAAGCACTACCAAATTATCTTCCATGCCTTCGGTCTGAAAAGTCTGAATACTCCCCTCATTGTCGTAGATAATGAAGGCATCTAACGAATCATTTTCTTCCAGAATTTTTTTACTTTTTTCTAGCCCCATCACCATAAATGCGGTAGCAAAAGCATCTGCGGTAAGGCAGTCTTCTGCCAATACCGACACGCTTAACACTGAATGATTTACGGGATAGCCTGTTACCGGGTCTATGGTATGAGCATATTTTTTACCATCGCGCACATAATAGTTACGATAGTTGCCTGAGGTAGCAATTGCCTGATCTTTTAGCGTAATTACAGCAGGCATGTCTCCCTTTTGTTCAGGGTCATCAATGCCGATACGCCAATACTCCCCTTTACTGTTTTTTCCTTTGCACAAAATTTCACCACCTATTTCTACCATCATATTTTCTATGCCCTGTTCCTCAAGAAAATCAGCAATTACATCTACGCCATAGCCTTTAGCTATAGCGCTGAAGTTAAGCTCAACATTTGGTTTAGTCTTGCTTACATAATCTTTGGTAAACTCAATAGTAGTATAATCTACCAACTGAAGTAAAGAGTCTACTGCAAGGCTGTCTGGTAGTTCTCCTCCACCAGGGCCAAAACCCCAGGCATTAACCAATGGTGCAATGGTAGGGTCATAGGCACCCTCGGTAATCGCGGATATCTCCTGGCTCCTTTTAAGCACCGGGTAGAAGTAAGGCAGGTCAAAGTAAAAGGTATCTTCCTTACCAAATTTTGAAATTTCTGACTCAGGCAGGTAATGATTGAGCGACTGGTTGTATACCTCCAGTAGCGAGTCTATGCTGCTTTTAAAGCTTCTTCCTTCATCATCCAGATACTTGATATTGTACACCGTACCCATCGTCTGTCCACTGAAGGTTACTTGATTTTGCGCAGCACCCTCCTCATTAGACTGGCGAAACAACCAAACAATGGCAACAAGGCTAAGAAGAACTACAGAGTAGATAATATTTTTCTTCTGATAAGTATTCATAGCTGATAATGAGTTTTTATGCTCATCAAAACGTTATTAGATAGTGCTATAGTTTTTGAACGCTGCAAAATTAGGTTTAATTTGTAGATTCCCCACAGTTGGATAAAAAAAGCCGAAGACTTTGCTGATTTGGTTGAGGCGTAATTTGTTAGAAGGTATGGTTAAACCATACAGATATTAATTTATATAAATACATATCACGCTACTGATGAGAGAAGATTATTTAAGAGGCGATGCCGATCATCTTAGTCCTGGCGAACGTGAATTGGAAAAAGCGCTCCGCCCCCTAAGTTTTGATGACTTTACCGGTCAGTCTAAAATTATAGAAAACCTTAAGGTATTTGTACTGGCTGCTAAAAAGCGTGGCGACCAACTGGACCATGTGCTTTTGCATGGCCCTCCCGGCCTGGGAAAGACCACCCTTTCTCATATTATTGCCAATGAACTGGAGTCGCAGATTAAAGCTACCTCTGGC
This window of the Porifericola rhodea genome carries:
- a CDS encoding FAD:protein FMN transferase, encoding MNTYQKKNIIYSVVLLSLVAIVWLFRQSNEEGAAQNQVTFSGQTMGTVYNIKYLDDEGRSFKSSIDSLLEVYNQSLNHYLPESEISKFGKEDTFYFDLPYFYPVLKRSQEISAITEGAYDPTIAPLVNAWGFGPGGGELPDSLAVDSLLQLVDYTTIEFTKDYVSKTKPNVELNFSAIAKGYGVDVIADFLEEQGIENMMVEIGGEILCKGKNSKGEYWRIGIDDPEQKGDMPAVITLKDQAIATSGNYRNYYVRDGKKYAHTIDPVTGYPVNHSVLSVSVLAEDCLTADAFATAFMVMGLEKSKKILEENDSLDAFIIYDNEGSIQTFQTEGMEDNLVVL